Proteins encoded by one window of Halorubrum ruber:
- a CDS encoding helix-turn-helix domain-containing protein encodes MVGDDLITVLGNKYNTDILTATGEAKSAQDLSDQLDVPIATCYRRINELEEADLLELHDRPLSDEHRRVKVYRRKVDGVEVDFRDGLTVEVEERSAVKNRLDDVWRDLSSRE; translated from the coding sequence ATGGTGGGGGACGATCTGATCACCGTACTCGGTAACAAATACAACACGGACATCCTGACGGCGACGGGCGAGGCGAAGTCGGCGCAGGACCTCAGCGACCAGTTGGACGTCCCGATCGCGACGTGTTACCGACGGATCAACGAGTTGGAGGAGGCGGACCTCCTCGAGCTACACGACCGGCCGCTCTCGGACGAACACCGACGCGTGAAGGTGTACCGCCGGAAGGTCGACGGGGTCGAGGTCGACTTCCGCGACGGGCTCACCGTCGAGGTGGAGGAGCGGTCCGCGGTGAAGAACCGCCTCGACGACGTCTGGCGCGACCTCTCCTCTCGGGAGTAG
- a CDS encoding archaellin/type IV pilin N-terminal domain-containing protein: MFEAITDEEQRGQVGIGTLIVFIAMVLVAAIAAGVLINTAGFLQTQAEATGQESTSQVADRLQVVSQSGTFNQSNEYITQLDFVVAQSPGSENIDLNQTSMELIGADGQESFKIEDESNATIDIFTNDDLDNVLTDNSERAEINVQLQNPNSSGDSWLGYNLEEGDTLTVTFTTASGASTTAEIRVPSTVVEDSVRL; this comes from the coding sequence ATGTTCGAAGCAATCACGGACGAGGAACAACGCGGTCAAGTGGGGATCGGGACCCTCATCGTGTTCATCGCGATGGTGCTGGTGGCGGCGATCGCCGCCGGCGTCCTGATCAACACGGCCGGATTCCTCCAGACGCAGGCGGAAGCAACGGGTCAAGAGAGTACGAGCCAGGTCGCGGACCGGCTCCAAGTCGTGAGTCAGTCAGGGACGTTCAACCAGAGTAATGAATACATTACTCAGTTGGACTTTGTTGTCGCTCAATCACCGGGTTCCGAGAATATTGACCTTAATCAAACGTCAATGGAACTAATCGGTGCTGATGGACAAGAATCGTTCAAGATCGAAGATGAGAGTAACGCAACAATTGACATCTTCACCAACGACGACCTGGACAACGTACTCACGGATAACAGCGAACGTGCTGAGATCAACGTCCAGCTTCAAAATCCCAACTCGAGCGGAGACAGTTGGCTTGGATACAATCTGGAAGAGGGTGATACGCTGACTGTTACGTTCACTACTGCAAGCGGTGCGTCGACCACCGCAGAGATTCGTGTTCCGAGTACTGTCGTCGAAGACTCTGTGAGGCTGTAA
- a CDS encoding archaellin/type IV pilin N-terminal domain-containing protein gives MFEFINNSEERGQVGIGTLIVFIAMVLVAAIAAGVLINTAGFLQSQAEATGQESTDLVSERIDVTSSVGIVTDNADNGSLAEIRIGVAGSPGADEIDLSETTIQAVGPDGQANLVFANASTIGTVDSSATEISAGEFGVRNSSGVFVDDPVISDDDKFTIVLNPEIEPFGTTEDPFGESEQSSIDIVSPSSATTSVELRAPDLFSNDNEAVRL, from the coding sequence ATGTTCGAGTTCATCAACAATAGTGAGGAACGCGGCCAAGTAGGGATCGGGACCCTCATCGTGTTCATCGCGATGGTGCTGGTGGCGGCGATCGCTGCTGGCGTCCTTATCAACACGGCCGGCTTCCTACAATCACAGGCGGAAGCAACGGGACAGGAAAGTACTGACCTTGTCTCGGAACGTATCGATGTGACCAGTTCTGTGGGTATCGTCACAGATAACGCAGATAATGGTAGTCTAGCAGAGATCCGGATCGGTGTCGCAGGATCGCCTGGAGCCGACGAAATCGATCTGAGTGAAACGACAATTCAGGCTGTCGGTCCAGACGGACAAGCCAATCTGGTATTTGCCAACGCTAGTACTATTGGTACAGTGGATTCCAGCGCCACAGAAATTAGCGCCGGAGAGTTCGGTGTTCGTAACAGTTCCGGAGTGTTCGTCGATGATCCAGTGATCAGCGATGACGATAAATTCACTATCGTGCTCAATCCGGAGATTGAACCATTCGGCACTACTGAAGACCCATTCGGCGAAAGCGAGCAGTCGTCGATCGATATCGTGTCGCCCTCGTCTGCGACGACATCGGTCGAGCTCCGCGCCCCGGACCTCTTCAGCAATGACAACGAAGCGGTCCGGCTCTAG
- a CDS encoding DUF7500 family protein codes for MSDDDAVPADPEELDFTDDENVVEIGEGRYVVGTNGRPNVGRSRGQRRAPPDDDSGFTAADPASPDERRPAGDDPRSSASGPGVGERGQQGGGRAGGGQQAGGQPAGGGQPPPNAQGQRQNRSAAAGGNAVDRQSVSRWLANSFDGDGFDYGIDATLHANGDTTRQRMVSNDVTATFDTLISWFASNAGPSSPTPEAIGLLLAASETTVDLPPVMIKRFAASQGLSASDSIGDLVRAAEEEGGFRIE; via the coding sequence ATGAGTGACGACGACGCCGTCCCGGCCGACCCAGAGGAGCTCGACTTCACCGACGACGAGAACGTCGTCGAGATCGGGGAGGGCCGCTACGTCGTCGGGACCAACGGCCGCCCCAACGTCGGTCGCTCGCGGGGACAGCGCCGCGCGCCGCCTGACGACGACTCCGGCTTTACCGCCGCGGACCCGGCGAGTCCCGACGAGCGGCGGCCCGCCGGCGACGACCCCCGCTCGAGCGCGTCCGGGCCCGGCGTCGGCGAGCGCGGGCAGCAAGGTGGCGGGCGGGCCGGCGGCGGCCAGCAGGCCGGGGGCCAACCGGCCGGCGGCGGCCAACCGCCGCCGAACGCGCAGGGACAGCGCCAGAATCGGTCCGCAGCGGCGGGCGGCAACGCGGTCGACCGCCAGTCGGTGAGTCGGTGGCTGGCGAACTCCTTCGACGGCGACGGGTTCGATTACGGGATCGACGCGACGCTCCACGCCAACGGCGACACCACCCGCCAGCGGATGGTGTCGAACGACGTGACGGCGACGTTCGATACGCTGATCTCGTGGTTCGCGTCGAACGCCGGCCCGAGCTCGCCGACGCCGGAGGCGATCGGGCTGCTGCTCGCGGCCTCCGAGACGACCGTCGACCTGCCGCCGGTGATGATAAAGCGCTTCGCGGCAAGTCAGGGGCTCTCCGCGAGCGACAGCATCGGCGACCTAGTTCGGGCGGCCGAGGAAGAGGGCGGGTTCAGGATCGAGTGA
- a CDS encoding zinc ribbon domain-containing protein, which produces MPSCPRCDAPVDDDARYCAQCGAPQTEDAAEELDEYVQRQAEQVAGSGGGGGSDDSGSGGNDVFPSMEELSDREQLWRRGSYVLGYGTVVIALTRVPAAESWPLILAGIAILPPIRRLTAEPLGSPLKREVMAGIYAVFALIGIALFVLLG; this is translated from the coding sequence ATGCCATCGTGTCCCCGCTGTGACGCTCCGGTCGACGACGACGCGCGGTACTGCGCGCAGTGCGGCGCCCCGCAGACGGAGGACGCGGCCGAGGAGTTGGACGAGTACGTCCAGCGGCAGGCGGAGCAGGTCGCGGGGAGTGGCGGCGGAGGCGGATCCGACGACAGCGGCTCGGGCGGGAATGACGTGTTCCCGTCCATGGAGGAGCTCTCCGACCGGGAGCAGTTGTGGCGACGGGGGTCGTACGTCCTCGGCTACGGGACGGTCGTGATCGCCTTGACCCGCGTTCCGGCGGCCGAGTCGTGGCCGCTCATTCTCGCCGGGATCGCGATCCTGCCGCCGATCCGCCGGCTTACCGCCGAGCCGCTCGGCAGCCCGCTCAAGCGCGAGGTGATGGCGGGGATCTACGCGGTGTTCGCGCTGATCGGAATCGCGCTGTTCGTGCTGTTGGGGTAG
- a CDS encoding BGTF surface domain-containing protein: MTMDHDDATETRPTDSPATDSDGAVDSESDRRVRPEEIGPSVFQASVIALVVLVALAGVAATAPAAAGLSSGPSAPSADAGATAPAAIETAGPTRPADRPEIEGGFSRSTYTGVAGDPVRIRYTADNPDGEAYLLIGGNRLSDTGQTVGFVDVVKITDTSETTINTRTLGTDASNVKSCGLEDTTCDLEFVDESGDTVAENLSALSSATGAGGLARPLVPQRYRLAITNGTFVVDDSGVVTPTESADQADLVLEKPEFRHDVEVFTSIDPDYLDEDAETESLNALRDNGLERTEVTKGNRVVLGFEATGIWGALSHFAAERDAGPIEAGEPIDHRVLVDLLEANEGVSLRVRETNPDMNEPPAKLDLSRADSDDVSLIVADATELETPDAPGRFYLVLDTGEAAGAEPGDEFAVEFALEGTEGERYAFADGAEPPAAFNATSATDDDVSQQFPYWEAADGTVRAEATFSVRERFLGYDHVTEDGELLVEADEGRVTGTTSLLPVREMSATFVNDAGDAPFRTESPLEISDGNFTVDVDLDEIDPGTRLNYELYEGSTLRDSRTVVVVSDADNPDELVIDDAPDNVTVREGGNLSALRATARNAGGLTGEGELTLTVDNGSETGSWGVRLAPDESRTYGFGSVTPDLDPGTYPFTLRLDGDTHGGTLIVEKDPATTTIEDDGNGSDASARNGTDASARNGTDTGDGDPTDTNESADGNETDGNETDGSADNETDSTDNGTDADGPTNDAPSDEQTGGPGLLPLPFGTREALGGTVLVGAVHLLGHWV, from the coding sequence ATGACGATGGACCACGACGACGCGACCGAGACGCGCCCGACGGACTCGCCGGCGACCGACAGCGACGGAGCGGTCGACTCCGAATCTGACAGGCGGGTCCGACCCGAGGAGATCGGTCCGTCGGTGTTTCAGGCGAGCGTGATCGCCCTCGTCGTCCTCGTCGCGCTCGCTGGCGTCGCCGCGACCGCTCCGGCCGCGGCGGGCCTCTCGTCCGGCCCGTCCGCGCCGTCCGCTGACGCGGGAGCGACGGCGCCGGCCGCGATCGAGACCGCCGGGCCGACCCGTCCGGCGGACCGCCCGGAGATCGAGGGTGGATTCTCGCGCTCGACGTACACCGGCGTCGCGGGGGATCCGGTCAGGATCAGATACACCGCCGACAACCCGGACGGAGAAGCGTACCTGCTGATCGGCGGGAACCGGCTCAGCGACACGGGACAGACGGTCGGCTTCGTCGACGTCGTCAAAATCACTGACACGAGTGAAACCACGATCAACACGCGGACGCTCGGCACCGACGCGAGCAACGTCAAGAGCTGCGGTCTCGAAGACACGACGTGTGACCTAGAGTTCGTCGACGAGAGCGGCGACACGGTCGCCGAGAACCTCAGCGCGCTTTCGAGCGCGACCGGCGCAGGGGGGCTCGCCCGGCCCCTGGTCCCGCAGCGGTACCGGCTCGCGATCACCAACGGGACGTTCGTCGTGGACGACTCGGGCGTGGTAACGCCGACCGAGAGCGCGGACCAAGCGGACCTCGTGTTGGAGAAGCCGGAGTTCCGCCACGACGTCGAGGTGTTCACCAGCATCGATCCGGACTACCTCGACGAGGACGCGGAGACCGAGTCGCTCAACGCGCTCCGAGACAACGGGCTCGAACGGACCGAGGTGACGAAGGGCAACCGGGTCGTCCTCGGGTTCGAGGCGACGGGCATCTGGGGGGCGCTGTCGCACTTCGCGGCGGAACGCGACGCGGGTCCAATCGAGGCGGGCGAACCGATCGACCACCGGGTGCTAGTCGACCTCTTGGAGGCCAATGAGGGTGTTTCGCTCCGGGTCAGAGAGACGAACCCGGACATGAATGAACCACCGGCAAAGCTCGACCTGTCGCGGGCTGACTCGGACGATGTCTCACTCATCGTGGCGGACGCGACGGAACTAGAGACTCCCGATGCTCCCGGCCGATTCTATCTCGTATTAGACACGGGCGAGGCGGCAGGCGCCGAGCCGGGCGACGAGTTCGCTGTCGAGTTCGCGCTGGAGGGGACCGAAGGGGAGCGGTACGCGTTCGCGGACGGTGCGGAGCCGCCGGCGGCGTTCAACGCCACTTCGGCGACCGACGACGACGTCTCCCAGCAGTTCCCGTACTGGGAGGCGGCGGACGGCACGGTTCGCGCCGAGGCGACGTTCAGCGTACGGGAGCGGTTCCTCGGGTACGACCACGTCACCGAGGACGGCGAGCTCCTCGTCGAGGCCGACGAGGGTCGGGTCACGGGAACGACCTCGCTGCTCCCGGTGCGCGAGATGTCCGCGACGTTCGTCAACGACGCTGGCGACGCCCCGTTCCGCACGGAGTCGCCGCTCGAGATCTCTGACGGGAACTTCACGGTCGACGTCGACCTCGACGAGATCGATCCCGGGACGCGGCTGAACTACGAGCTGTACGAGGGGTCGACCCTCCGCGACAGCCGGACGGTCGTCGTCGTCAGCGACGCCGACAACCCCGACGAGCTGGTGATCGACGACGCCCCCGACAACGTCACCGTCCGCGAGGGCGGGAACCTCTCCGCGCTCCGGGCCACCGCGCGCAACGCGGGCGGCCTCACGGGCGAGGGAGAGCTCACACTCACCGTCGACAACGGCAGCGAGACGGGGTCGTGGGGCGTTCGGCTCGCCCCTGACGAGTCCCGAACGTACGGGTTTGGCTCGGTGACCCCCGACCTCGACCCGGGGACCTACCCGTTCACCCTCCGGCTCGACGGCGACACTCACGGCGGGACGCTGATCGTCGAGAAGGACCCGGCGACGACGACGATCGAAGACGACGGGAACGGTTCCGACGCGAGCGCCCGGAACGGGACTGACGCGAGCGCCCGGAACGGGACCGATACCGGCGACGGCGACCCGACCGACACCAACGAGTCGGCCGACGGCAACGAGACCGACGGCAACGAGACGGACGGTTCGGCCGACAACGAGACCGACAGCACCGATAACGGAACCGACGCCGACGGACCGACGAACGACGCGCCTTCGGACGAACAGACCGGGGGTCCCGGCCTGCTTCCGCTCCCGTTCGGGACCCGCGAGGCGCTCGGCGGCACGGTCCTCGTCGGCGCGGTCCACCTCCTCGGTCACTGGGTGTAG
- the cheY gene encoding chemotaxis protein CheY, which yields MATRVLIADDSEFMRNLLREILEGEFEIVGEAENGVEAVNMYEEHGPDLVMMDIVMPIRDGIEATTEILEENPDATVIMCTSVGQEEKMKAAIKAGAEGYITKPFQKPNVLDAIGSAV from the coding sequence ATGGCTACGCGGGTACTCATCGCCGACGACTCGGAGTTCATGCGGAACCTCCTCCGGGAGATCCTCGAAGGCGAGTTCGAGATCGTCGGGGAGGCGGAGAACGGCGTGGAGGCGGTGAACATGTACGAGGAACACGGCCCGGACCTCGTGATGATGGACATCGTGATGCCGATCCGCGACGGGATCGAGGCGACCACGGAGATCTTAGAAGAGAACCCGGACGCGACGGTGATCATGTGTACCAGCGTCGGGCAGGAGGAGAAGATGAAGGCGGCGATCAAGGCCGGCGCGGAGGGGTACATCACGAAGCCGTTCCAGAAGCCGAACGTGCTCGACGCCATCGGCTCGGCGGTATAA
- a CDS encoding chemotaxis protein CheD produces MTRSLSDDRPDEPADRTESGGDAVADAEPATVTGGAAGDDPGRIKVGVGELAVTSDDAVLTTSGLGSCVAVALVDQRAGVRGLLHAMLPAGEGRTKAISRPAKYVDTGIDSLIGALDDAGADPRRLEARVAGGAEMLDLTDAVGPRNVERVGEVLDAAGVPVVASDVGDAVGRTVRFGPDGRLVVRAADGFERAI; encoded by the coding sequence GTGACCCGCTCGCTCTCCGACGATCGGCCGGACGAGCCGGCGGACCGAACGGAGAGCGGCGGGGACGCGGTCGCCGACGCCGAGCCGGCGACCGTCACCGGCGGCGCGGCTGGCGACGACCCCGGCCGGATCAAGGTCGGCGTGGGGGAACTGGCGGTCACGAGCGACGACGCGGTCCTGACGACCAGCGGGCTCGGCTCCTGCGTCGCGGTCGCGCTCGTCGACCAGCGGGCGGGCGTCCGCGGCCTCCTCCACGCCATGTTGCCCGCCGGGGAGGGACGAACGAAGGCGATCTCCCGGCCAGCGAAGTACGTCGATACCGGGATCGACTCGCTGATCGGGGCGCTCGACGACGCCGGCGCCGACCCCCGCCGCCTGGAAGCCCGAGTCGCCGGCGGCGCCGAGATGCTGGACCTCACCGACGCGGTCGGCCCGCGGAACGTCGAGCGCGTCGGCGAAGTGCTCGACGCCGCGGGCGTCCCCGTCGTCGCCAGCGACGTCGGCGACGCGGTGGGCCGGACCGTCCGGTTCGGGCCGGACGGCCGGCTCGTCGTCCGGGCCGCGGACGGCTTCGAACGAGCGATCTGA
- a CDS encoding FlaD/FlaE family flagellar protein — translation MGLELPVWGAPTAAWAVATLGLVGASVLDRFLDDDGSDDDGSGGMDGDDDPFGGDMGGGGMGGGMGGGGGGGGGDGFDDFDGMDEWDDEFDDGGGGGGGAATDELENRLDELENEVASLSSTVSTVRSENEEISNAVDDIEEDVRNLLDIYEMVTRGINPFVDDSGGFDSVAGGGEGSFGIFDDEDGGEEEDLDEDVANADADGFFDDDLLDEEEEGDEFDDLDGDADGDDEFDDLDDDLDDEFDELDDDSTDDAASETETADDGDDMNDDGKSFSELKEEYDSGEADWAEEGDDAADEDPFEDGDDSFADPGDEPDSFDDADDGLGGDDLGGVEDDGVDFDEPVDPGPAGGAADPDPAGGADPEPAPDRRPGGDPAEASGGFEYVGKDDLSSGNGRGKPYLTELPGDYVGDLLVMEWLEFLVSESDVTDAVRAINYYERIEWIGPDAAARLRDFLSGFGTIDRNLVDRPGTDRLVREHHTRSLRYVTQLNGTNSHTVLLDRWDDLAGGSMVGGGPVNGRRGGGRRGGRVDSGRGGRDGRDGRDGRNGRDARSDLPPAERNGHDAGGRDAPDERERRTNGADRDEAKRDGAGREADADRRDGHRDDRRDRNGSTRPMNDPNPRSDRADPADGGWGDGR, via the coding sequence ATGGGCCTCGAACTACCGGTGTGGGGAGCTCCAACCGCCGCCTGGGCAGTCGCCACGCTGGGGCTCGTCGGTGCGAGCGTCCTCGACAGGTTCCTCGACGACGACGGATCCGACGACGACGGTTCCGGAGGTATGGACGGCGACGACGATCCCTTCGGCGGCGACATGGGCGGCGGAGGGATGGGTGGCGGCATGGGCGGCGGCGGTGGCGGCGGAGGCGGCGACGGCTTCGACGACTTCGACGGCATGGACGAGTGGGACGACGAGTTCGACGACGGCGGCGGCGGTGGCGGCGGCGCGGCCACCGACGAGCTGGAGAACCGGCTCGACGAGCTCGAAAACGAGGTCGCCTCGCTCTCCTCGACCGTCTCGACGGTCCGCTCGGAGAACGAGGAGATATCGAACGCCGTCGACGACATCGAGGAGGACGTCCGCAACCTCCTCGACATCTACGAGATGGTCACCCGCGGTATCAACCCGTTCGTCGACGACTCCGGCGGCTTCGACAGCGTCGCCGGCGGCGGCGAGGGCTCGTTCGGCATCTTCGACGACGAGGACGGCGGCGAGGAGGAGGACCTCGACGAGGACGTCGCGAACGCCGACGCGGACGGGTTCTTCGACGACGACCTCCTCGACGAAGAGGAGGAGGGAGACGAGTTCGACGACCTGGACGGCGACGCGGACGGCGACGACGAGTTCGACGACCTCGACGACGATCTCGACGACGAGTTCGACGAACTGGACGACGACAGCACGGACGACGCCGCGTCCGAGACCGAAACGGCGGACGACGGAGACGACATGAACGACGATGGAAAGAGTTTCAGCGAACTGAAAGAAGAGTACGACTCCGGGGAGGCCGACTGGGCCGAGGAGGGCGACGACGCCGCGGACGAGGACCCGTTCGAGGACGGGGACGACTCGTTCGCCGACCCCGGCGACGAACCCGACTCGTTCGACGACGCCGACGACGGTCTCGGAGGCGACGACCTCGGCGGCGTCGAGGACGACGGCGTCGACTTCGACGAACCGGTGGACCCCGGGCCGGCGGGCGGCGCGGCCGACCCGGATCCGGCGGGCGGCGCCGATCCGGAGCCGGCGCCCGACCGCCGACCCGGCGGTGATCCCGCGGAAGCCTCCGGGGGCTTCGAGTACGTCGGGAAAGACGACCTCTCGAGCGGGAACGGCCGCGGCAAGCCGTACCTCACCGAGCTGCCCGGCGACTACGTCGGCGACCTCCTCGTGATGGAGTGGCTGGAGTTCCTCGTCTCCGAGAGCGACGTCACCGACGCGGTGCGCGCGATCAACTACTACGAGCGGATCGAGTGGATCGGGCCCGACGCCGCGGCGCGGCTCCGGGACTTCCTCTCCGGGTTCGGGACGATCGACCGCAACCTCGTCGACCGGCCGGGAACCGATCGGCTCGTCCGCGAGCACCACACCCGCAGCCTCCGGTACGTGACCCAGCTCAACGGCACCAACAGCCACACGGTCCTCTTAGACCGCTGGGACGACCTCGCCGGCGGCTCGATGGTCGGTGGCGGGCCCGTCAACGGGCGCCGCGGCGGCGGCCGCCGCGGCGGACGCGTCGATTCCGGTCGCGGCGGACGTGACGGGCGAGACGGGCGCGACGGCAGGAACGGCCGCGACGCGCGGAGCGACCTGCCGCCGGCCGAGCGGAACGGCCACGACGCCGGCGGGCGGGACGCGCCAGACGAGCGCGAGCGACGCACGAACGGCGCAGACCGCGACGAGGCGAAGCGCGACGGCGCGGGACGCGAGGCGGACGCGGACCGCCGCGACGGCCACCGCGACGACCGGCGCGACCGGAACGGTTCCACGCGACCGATGAACGATCCGAATCCCCGTTCCGACCGCGCCGATCCGGCCGACGGAGGGTGGGGAGATGGGCGTTAG
- a CDS encoding flagellar protein G — translation MASVPVSHLILFIASLVIAAGVVGTITTGVDRVSAAVDDAGLDATEQLRTDVTIISDPSAGVYNASGDQNVTLLIKNTGTYRLAPDGSDLDVVFDGAYVRPDALSGELVSADGANAWSRGDVLRLTIDVSELEGQDGGLVDGDHRVYLTVNGDEELFQFRVEGGN, via the coding sequence ATGGCCAGCGTTCCCGTCTCACATCTCATCCTGTTTATCGCGAGCCTCGTGATCGCCGCGGGTGTCGTCGGCACGATCACGACCGGCGTCGACCGCGTGAGCGCGGCCGTCGACGACGCCGGCCTCGACGCGACCGAGCAGCTCCGGACCGACGTGACGATCATCTCGGACCCCAGCGCGGGGGTGTACAACGCGAGCGGCGACCAGAACGTTACGCTGTTGATAAAGAACACCGGCACGTATCGGTTGGCGCCCGACGGCTCCGACCTCGACGTCGTCTTCGACGGCGCGTACGTCCGGCCGGACGCGCTCTCCGGGGAGCTGGTCTCTGCGGACGGCGCGAACGCGTGGAGCCGCGGCGACGTGTTGCGGCTCACGATCGACGTGAGCGAGCTCGAGGGGCAGGACGGGGGGCTCGTCGACGGCGACCACCGCGTCTACCTCACCGTGAACGGCGACGAGGAGCTGTTCCAGTTCCGCGTGGAGGGGGGTAACTGA
- a CDS encoding ATPase domain-containing protein, which produces MPHDNLLSLGLGDRDRLNKELGGGIPRGSIVLMEGDYGAGKSAISQRFAYGLVQEGASVTMMSTELTVRGFIDQMHSLEYDMVKPLLQEELLFLHADFDSGGAFSDGDGERKELLKRLMEAEAMWNSDVVFLDTFDAIFRNDPTFEALVRKNEERQAALEIISFFREIISQGKVVVLTVDPSAVDDDAIGPFRSIADVFLQLEMIEVGNDIRRQINVKRFAGMGEQVGDTIGFSVRSGTGIVIESRSVA; this is translated from the coding sequence ATGCCCCACGACAACCTCCTCTCTCTCGGTCTCGGCGACCGCGACCGGCTCAACAAGGAGCTCGGTGGCGGTATCCCCCGCGGCAGCATCGTCCTCATGGAGGGCGACTACGGCGCGGGCAAAAGCGCCATCTCCCAGCGGTTCGCCTACGGACTCGTCCAAGAGGGGGCGTCGGTGACGATGATGTCGACGGAGCTCACCGTCCGCGGGTTCATCGACCAGATGCACTCGCTGGAGTACGACATGGTGAAGCCCCTCTTACAGGAGGAGCTGCTTTTCCTCCACGCCGACTTCGACTCCGGCGGCGCGTTCTCCGACGGCGACGGCGAGCGCAAGGAGCTGCTGAAGCGACTGATGGAGGCCGAGGCGATGTGGAACTCCGACGTCGTCTTCCTCGACACGTTCGACGCCATCTTCCGGAACGATCCCACCTTCGAGGCCTTGGTGCGGAAGAACGAGGAGCGGCAGGCCGCCTTAGAGATCATCTCCTTCTTCCGCGAGATCATCTCGCAGGGGAAGGTGGTCGTGCTCACCGTCGACCCCTCGGCGGTCGACGACGACGCGATCGGCCCGTTCCGGTCGATCGCGGACGTGTTCCTCCAGCTTGAGATGATCGAGGTCGGCAACGACATCCGCCGGCAGATCAACGTGAAGCGCTTCGCGGGCATGGGCGAACAGGTCGGCGACACGATCGGGTTCTCGGTCCGGTCCGGAACCGGAATCGTCATCGAGAGCCGCAGCGTCGCCTGA